In a single window of the Saccharothrix australiensis genome:
- a CDS encoding NAD-dependent epimerase/dehydratase family protein yields MAPKVVLVTGCSRFLGGHLAARLAANPDVERVLGVDTEPPSRDLLRRMGRAEFVRADIRNPLIAKVIATAHVDTVVHASVTANPAGPAGRAAMKEMNVIGTMQLLAACQKSPHVRKLVVKSTSAVYGSSSRDPAVFTEDMGPKDLPSSGYAKDAVEVEGYVRGFARRRPDVDVTTLRFTNFIGPRIDTVLTRYFALPVVPTIMGYDARVQLLHSADALAVLERAALHDLPGVFNVGGDGVLLLSQAIRRAGKLPLPVPSPAVPAVGRIFRGARLVDFSPDQMRFLNWGRVVDTGLLKREFGFTPRWTTQQAFDDYVSGRGMRPLIDPEVVAAVERGVLDAAARLR; encoded by the coding sequence ATGGCGCCCAAGGTCGTTCTCGTCACCGGTTGCAGCCGCTTCCTCGGCGGCCACCTCGCCGCGCGGCTGGCCGCGAACCCCGATGTCGAACGGGTGCTCGGCGTGGACACCGAGCCGCCGTCGCGGGACCTGCTGCGCCGGATGGGCCGTGCCGAGTTCGTCCGCGCCGACATCCGCAACCCGCTCATCGCCAAGGTCATCGCCACCGCGCACGTCGACACGGTCGTGCACGCGTCGGTGACGGCCAACCCGGCCGGTCCGGCCGGGCGCGCGGCGATGAAGGAGATGAACGTCATCGGCACCATGCAGCTGCTGGCGGCGTGCCAGAAGTCGCCGCACGTGCGGAAGCTGGTGGTGAAGTCGACCAGCGCGGTGTACGGGTCGTCGTCGCGCGACCCCGCGGTGTTCACCGAGGACATGGGCCCGAAGGACCTGCCCTCCAGCGGGTACGCCAAGGACGCCGTCGAGGTCGAGGGCTACGTGCGCGGGTTCGCCCGCCGCCGCCCGGACGTCGACGTGACGACCCTGCGGTTCACGAACTTCATCGGCCCGCGCATCGACACGGTGCTGACCAGGTACTTCGCCCTGCCCGTGGTGCCGACGATCATGGGCTACGACGCGCGCGTGCAGCTCCTGCACTCGGCGGACGCGCTGGCCGTGCTGGAGCGCGCCGCGCTGCACGACCTGCCCGGCGTGTTCAACGTCGGTGGCGACGGGGTACTCCTGCTGTCGCAGGCGATCCGCCGCGCGGGGAAGCTGCCGCTGCCGGTGCCGAGCCCCGCGGTGCCCGCCGTGGGCCGGATCTTCCGCGGCGCGCGGCTGGTGGACTTCTCGCCGGATCAGATGAGGTTCCTCAACTGGGGCCGCGTGGTGGACACCGGTCTGCTGAAGCGCGAGTTCGGGTTCACCCCGAGGTGGACCACCCAGCAGGCGTTCGACGACTACGTGAGCGGTCGCGGCATGCGCCCGCTGATCGACCCGGAGGTGGTGGCGGCGGTCGAGCGCGGTGTGCTCGACGCGGCGGCCAGGCTCCGGTGA
- a CDS encoding glutaredoxin family protein, translating into MSSHRVTLLSRVECHACEQARADVERICGELGVPWEVVDVDGDRELRAEYGDRVPVILVDGDEHGYWSVEEDRLRAALA; encoded by the coding sequence GTGAGTAGCCATCGCGTGACGTTGTTGAGCCGGGTCGAGTGCCATGCCTGTGAGCAGGCTCGGGCTGACGTGGAGCGGATCTGCGGGGAGTTGGGCGTGCCGTGGGAGGTCGTCGACGTCGATGGCGACCGTGAGTTGCGGGCGGAGTACGGCGACCGCGTGCCCGTGATCCTGGTCGACGGCGACGAACACGGCTACTGGTCGGTAGAGGAAGACCGCCTACGCGCCGCCCTGGCCTGA
- a CDS encoding lysophospholipid acyltransferase family protein, with protein sequence MAEARVIPLRAPDRDASRRRAAPAQVAGEQAATGQEATGRGATGRDTAGPDTTGSTAADRGVTGREAVASEAAGDAGPSREAAGSGREEGLAGLLAFARRRLQGDYRVDEFGFDPDLTDHVLMPPLKPLYEKWFRVEAIGLHNVPAEGGALIVANHSGTLPLDATMTAYAVRAEHPAHRHLRMLGADLVFRTPVLGALARKSGQTLACNPDAERLLRSGELVGVWPEGFKGIGKPFKDRYKLQRFGRGGFVSAALDTGVPIIPCSIVGAEEIYPKIGDLKALARLFGFPYFPVTPFFPLLGPLGVIPLPSKWYIEFGEPIRTDGYGEHASDDPMLVFNLTDQVRETIQQTLYRLLTQRRNVFLG encoded by the coding sequence GTGGCAGAGGCACGGGTGATCCCGCTGCGCGCACCGGACCGGGACGCGTCCCGGCGACGCGCGGCTCCCGCGCAGGTCGCGGGGGAGCAGGCCGCGACCGGCCAGGAGGCGACCGGTCGGGGCGCGACAGGCCGGGACACGGCAGGACCGGACACGACGGGCTCGACCGCGGCGGACCGCGGCGTCACGGGTCGGGAGGCGGTGGCGTCGGAGGCCGCCGGCGACGCCGGGCCAAGTCGGGAGGCGGCCGGCTCGGGCCGGGAGGAGGGCCTGGCGGGGCTGCTGGCCTTCGCGCGCCGCCGGCTCCAGGGCGACTACCGGGTCGACGAGTTCGGGTTCGACCCCGACCTCACCGACCACGTCCTGATGCCGCCGCTGAAGCCGCTGTACGAGAAGTGGTTCCGCGTGGAGGCGATCGGGCTGCACAACGTGCCGGCCGAGGGCGGCGCGCTGATCGTGGCGAACCACTCGGGCACGCTGCCGCTGGACGCCACCATGACCGCGTACGCCGTGCGGGCGGAGCACCCGGCCCACCGGCACCTGCGGATGCTCGGCGCGGACCTGGTGTTCCGGACGCCCGTGCTGGGCGCGCTGGCCCGCAAGTCCGGCCAGACGCTGGCGTGCAACCCGGACGCCGAACGCCTGCTGCGCTCCGGTGAGCTGGTGGGCGTGTGGCCGGAGGGCTTCAAGGGCATCGGCAAGCCCTTCAAGGACCGGTACAAGCTCCAGCGCTTCGGCCGAGGCGGCTTCGTGTCGGCGGCGCTGGACACGGGGGTGCCGATCATCCCGTGCTCGATCGTGGGCGCGGAGGAGATCTACCCGAAGATCGGCGACCTGAAGGCGCTGGCACGGCTGTTCGGGTTCCCCTACTTCCCGGTGACGCCGTTCTTCCCGCTGCTGGGACCGCTGGGCGTGATCCCGCTGCCGTCGAAGTGGTACATCGAGTTCGGCGAGCCGATCCGGACCGACGGGTACGGCGAGCACGCGTCCGACGACCCGATGCTGGTGTTCAACCTGACCGACCAGGTGCGGGAGACCATCCAGCAGACCCTGTACCGGCTGCTGACGCAGCGGCGGAACGTGTTCCTGGGCTGA
- a CDS encoding HAD family hydrolase → MVRRRVVEGSAERERLAELAGAASAEAALATPTVEPSPGTPTDLTAAAFFDVDNTMMMGASIFHFARGLAARKYFRNSDLAGFAWQQIKFRVGGREDPQSVKASREQALSFVAGRSVSELISLGEEIYDELMADKIWTGTQALAQMHLDAGQRVWLVTATPVELAQIIARRLGLTGALGTVSESEEGVYTGKLVGDLLHGRAKAHAVRALAAKEGLDLRRCTAYSDSVNDVPMLSVVGTAVAVNPDSGLRDTARKRGWEIRDFRTGRKAARIGVPSVLGAGALAGAIAAGMAYRKRG, encoded by the coding sequence GTGGTGAGAAGGCGTGTGGTGGAGGGCTCGGCCGAGCGGGAGAGGCTCGCCGAGCTGGCCGGTGCTGCCTCGGCCGAGGCCGCGCTGGCCACGCCCACCGTCGAGCCGTCGCCCGGTACGCCCACCGACCTGACCGCCGCCGCGTTCTTCGACGTGGACAACACGATGATGATGGGCGCGTCGATCTTCCACTTCGCGCGCGGCCTGGCGGCCCGGAAGTACTTCCGGAACTCCGACCTCGCGGGGTTCGCGTGGCAGCAGATCAAGTTCCGGGTCGGCGGCCGGGAGGACCCGCAGAGCGTCAAGGCGTCGCGCGAGCAGGCGCTGTCGTTCGTGGCGGGGCGCTCGGTGTCGGAGCTGATCAGCCTCGGCGAGGAGATCTACGACGAGCTGATGGCCGACAAGATCTGGACCGGGACGCAAGCGCTCGCGCAGATGCACCTCGACGCCGGCCAGCGCGTCTGGCTGGTCACCGCCACCCCGGTCGAGCTGGCGCAGATCATCGCCCGGCGGCTGGGGCTGACCGGCGCGCTGGGCACGGTGTCGGAGAGCGAGGAGGGCGTCTACACGGGCAAGCTCGTGGGCGACCTGCTGCACGGCCGGGCGAAGGCGCACGCGGTGCGGGCGCTGGCCGCCAAGGAGGGCCTGGACCTGCGGCGGTGCACGGCGTACTCCGACTCGGTGAACGACGTGCCGATGCTGTCGGTGGTGGGCACGGCGGTCGCCGTGAACCCCGACTCGGGGCTGCGCGACACGGCCCGCAAGCGGGGCTGGGAGATCCGCGACTTCCGCACGGGCCGCAAGGCGGCGCGGATCGGCGTCCCGTCGGTGCTGGGCGCGGGCGCGCTGGCGGGCGCGATCGCGGCCGGGATGGCGTACCGGAAGCGCGGCTGA
- a CDS encoding DUF5667 domain-containing protein: protein MGRGITPLWRHRQREQFARAVDALPDDTDPEFADELAVVTLLREAATTSGPDEAARARMRERVLGASPPPPADLDRKRHRGGARGRLAVALAAALCLVFSLAGMSLLLSRDALPGDALYGVKRSAESASLGLTFGEESKGYKRLEFASARVSEMEVLADRYRDSGGGPLGGYLTALADFDADTAAGSRVLAAHGAASDRRVLDALRDWATSQTTRLGDLRGRLPADAAGRAGGSLDLLDRVARRAADLAARAGCATATAGGFDQVGPLPATGDCAAPPVEPGASATVVPTTPPPTTTAGGGPPTTAQATTSATAPPTGGGTTPRTSDPALPPPTPAPSVTVTPPLPLPTLTLPSLPLPLPGLGG from the coding sequence GTGGGCAGAGGGATCACGCCGCTATGGCGTCACAGGCAGCGCGAGCAGTTCGCCCGCGCCGTCGACGCGCTGCCCGACGACACCGACCCGGAGTTCGCCGACGAGCTGGCCGTCGTCACCCTGCTGCGCGAGGCCGCGACGACGAGCGGCCCGGACGAGGCCGCCAGGGCGCGGATGCGGGAACGGGTGCTCGGCGCGAGCCCCCCGCCGCCCGCGGACCTCGACCGGAAGCGCCACCGCGGCGGGGCGCGCGGCCGGTTGGCGGTGGCCCTGGCCGCCGCGCTGTGCCTGGTGTTCTCGCTCGCCGGGATGAGCCTGCTGCTGTCCCGCGACGCCCTGCCCGGCGACGCGCTGTACGGCGTGAAGCGCTCCGCCGAGTCGGCCTCGCTCGGCCTGACCTTCGGCGAGGAGTCCAAGGGCTACAAGCGCCTGGAGTTCGCCTCGGCCCGCGTCTCGGAGATGGAGGTCCTGGCCGACCGGTACCGCGACTCCGGCGGCGGACCGCTGGGCGGCTACCTCACGGCGCTGGCCGACTTCGACGCCGACACCGCGGCCGGTTCCCGCGTGCTGGCCGCGCACGGTGCGGCGTCGGACCGGCGCGTGCTCGACGCGCTGCGGGACTGGGCGACGTCCCAGACCACCCGCCTGGGCGACCTGCGCGGCAGGCTGCCCGCCGACGCCGCCGGTCGCGCCGGCGGGTCGCTCGACCTGCTGGACCGCGTCGCGCGGCGGGCCGCCGACCTCGCGGCCCGCGCCGGCTGCGCCACCGCGACCGCGGGTGGGTTCGACCAGGTCGGCCCGCTGCCCGCGACCGGAGACTGCGCCGCGCCGCCGGTCGAGCCCGGCGCCTCCGCCACCGTCGTCCCGACCACACCGCCGCCCACGACCACCGCGGGCGGCGGCCCGCCGACCACGGCGCAGGCGACCACGTCCGCGACGGCGCCGCCCACCGGGGGCGGCACCACGCCCCGCACCTCGGACCCGGCCCTGCCGCCGCCGACGCCCGCGCCGTCGGTGACCGTCACACCGCCCCTCCCGCTGCCCACGCTGACGCTGCCGTCGCTGCCGCTGCCGCTGCCCGGTCTCGGCGGCTGA
- a CDS encoding glutamyl-tRNA reductase has protein sequence MSVLVVGLSHRTTPVPVLERVAVADSDAGKLLDQLLKAPSVSEAVLLSTCNRVEVYAVVETFHGGMNEVVEVLARQAGAEPSDLFEHLYVHYSAAAVEHLFSVAGGLDSMVVGEAQILGQLRSAYNRADGAGVVGRTLHELVQQALRVGKRVHTDTGIDHAGASVVSEALSDAAEALGGLAGRRALIVGAGSMGGLAAAHLRRAGIGEVVIANRTAANGARLATALEADGVTARSTGLADLVTEIALADVLFACTGSVDTVVGAELIGDREPGRPLVVCDLGLPKDVDPAAALLSGVRVVDLETLQRRLSDAPTGQDALRAAEIVAEEVRAYLAGQRSAEVTPTVTALRKRAAEVVDAELLRLDSRLPSLDGAVRDELAKTVRRVVDKLLHTPTVRVKELAAAPGGDGYAEALRELFGLDPQGPAAVSTPHSTRTKGEKR, from the coding sequence ATGAGCGTCCTCGTCGTCGGGCTGTCCCATCGCACCACACCGGTCCCCGTGCTGGAGCGCGTCGCCGTCGCCGACTCCGACGCGGGCAAGCTGCTCGACCAGCTGCTGAAGGCGCCGAGCGTGTCCGAGGCCGTGCTGCTCTCGACCTGCAACCGGGTCGAGGTGTACGCGGTCGTCGAGACGTTCCACGGCGGCATGAACGAGGTCGTGGAGGTGCTCGCCCGGCAGGCAGGCGCGGAGCCCTCCGACCTGTTCGAGCACCTGTACGTGCACTACTCGGCCGCCGCCGTCGAACACCTGTTCTCCGTCGCGGGCGGCCTGGACTCGATGGTGGTCGGCGAGGCCCAGATCCTGGGTCAGCTGCGGTCCGCGTACAACCGCGCGGACGGCGCGGGCGTCGTCGGCCGCACCCTGCACGAGCTGGTCCAGCAGGCGCTGCGGGTCGGGAAGCGGGTGCACACCGACACCGGCATCGACCACGCGGGCGCGTCCGTGGTGTCCGAGGCGCTGTCCGACGCGGCCGAGGCGCTGGGCGGCCTCGCGGGCAGGCGGGCGCTGATCGTGGGCGCGGGCTCGATGGGGGGCCTGGCCGCCGCGCACCTGCGCCGCGCGGGCATCGGCGAGGTCGTGATCGCCAACCGGACCGCCGCCAACGGCGCGCGGCTCGCGACCGCCCTGGAGGCCGACGGCGTCACCGCCCGGTCCACCGGCCTCGCGGACCTGGTGACCGAGATCGCGCTGGCCGACGTGCTGTTCGCCTGCACCGGCTCGGTGGACACCGTGGTGGGCGCGGAGCTGATCGGCGACCGCGAGCCCGGTCGCCCGCTGGTCGTGTGCGACCTGGGCCTGCCCAAGGACGTCGACCCGGCCGCCGCGCTGCTGTCCGGCGTGCGCGTGGTCGACCTGGAGACCCTCCAGCGCAGGCTGTCCGACGCCCCCACGGGCCAGGACGCGCTGCGCGCGGCGGAGATCGTGGCCGAGGAGGTCCGCGCCTACCTGGCCGGGCAGCGCTCGGCCGAGGTCACGCCCACCGTCACGGCGCTGCGCAAGCGGGCCGCCGAGGTCGTGGACGCGGAGCTGCTGCGGCTGGACTCGCGGCTGCCCTCGCTCGACGGCGCGGTCCGCGACGAGCTCGCCAAGACCGTGCGCCGCGTGGTCGACAAGCTCCTGCACACGCCGACGGTGCGGGTCAAGGAGCTGGCCGCCGCGCCGGGCGGCGACGGCTACGCCGAGGCGCTGCGCGAGCTGTTCGGCCTCGACCCGCAGGGGCCGGCCGCCGTCAGCACACCCCATTCGACGCGAACCAAAGGTGAGAAGCGGTGA
- a CDS encoding sigma-70 family RNA polymerase sigma factor, whose amino-acid sequence MSARARENTVGTNRRLRAVWSTGGRSSTIESVETDAAGEPWDLVRAAQSGDTDAFGALYDRYVDVVYRYVLFRVGDRTLAEDVTSETFLRALRSIGSISYQGRDVGAWFVTIARNIVFDHVKSSRYRLEVTTAELADNREVASGPEQEVLTDAANAELLRCVRQLGDDQRECITLRFIQGLSVAETAARMGRNEGAIKALQHRAVRRLAQLLPNWLR is encoded by the coding sequence ATGAGCGCCAGGGCACGCGAGAACACCGTCGGTACCAACCGGAGGCTCCGCGCGGTGTGGAGCACTGGAGGGCGGTCCAGCACGATCGAGAGCGTGGAGACCGACGCGGCGGGAGAGCCGTGGGACCTCGTGCGTGCCGCCCAGTCGGGCGACACGGACGCGTTCGGCGCGCTCTACGACCGGTACGTGGACGTGGTGTACCGGTACGTGCTGTTCCGGGTCGGTGACCGGACCCTCGCCGAGGACGTGACGAGCGAGACGTTCCTGCGCGCGCTGCGCAGCATCGGGTCCATCAGCTACCAGGGTCGGGACGTGGGCGCGTGGTTCGTCACGATCGCCCGCAACATCGTCTTCGACCACGTGAAGTCCAGCCGCTACCGGCTGGAGGTCACCACGGCCGAGCTGGCGGACAACCGCGAGGTCGCGAGCGGCCCGGAGCAGGAGGTGCTGACCGACGCGGCCAACGCCGAGCTGCTCCGCTGCGTGCGCCAACTGGGTGACGACCAGCGGGAGTGCATCACCCTCCGCTTCATCCAGGGCTTGTCCGTGGCGGAGACGGCCGCGAGGATGGGTCGCAACGAAGGCGCCATCAAGGCGCTGCAACACCGAGCGGTGCGCCGGCTCGCCCAACTGCTGCCCAACTGGCTACGGTGA
- a CDS encoding redox-sensing transcriptional repressor Rex, with protein MVGRRGEGDEVVTASPRKTAEPSAESPADVRERARAIPEAAVARLAVYLRVLSGMVEQGVTTISSEELAGAAGVNSAKLRKDLSYVGSYGTRGVGYDVEVLVSHIERILGLTRKHSVAVVGIGNLGHALANYGGFPSRGFPVAALFDIDPDLTGVPVGGIPVNHIDDITSVCAEREVSIGVIATPPQAAQAVCDRLVSAGVQCILNFAPVVLQVPDYVEVRKVDLAVEMQILSFHVARRADEAAGDVVNGVGVDGVVIRP; from the coding sequence GTGGTGGGTCGGCGGGGCGAGGGTGACGAGGTCGTGACCGCCTCCCCGAGGAAGACCGCCGAGCCGTCCGCCGAGTCGCCCGCCGACGTCCGGGAGCGGGCGCGGGCGATTCCCGAGGCGGCGGTCGCCCGGCTCGCGGTGTACCTGCGCGTGCTGTCCGGGATGGTCGAGCAGGGTGTGACGACGATCTCCAGCGAGGAGTTGGCGGGCGCGGCCGGGGTCAACTCGGCGAAGCTCCGCAAGGACCTGTCCTACGTCGGGTCGTACGGCACGCGGGGCGTCGGGTACGACGTCGAGGTGCTCGTGAGCCACATCGAGCGCATCCTCGGGCTCACCCGGAAGCACTCCGTCGCGGTCGTCGGAATCGGTAATCTTGGTCACGCGCTGGCGAACTACGGAGGGTTCCCGAGCCGGGGTTTCCCGGTCGCCGCGCTGTTCGACATCGACCCGGACCTGACCGGCGTGCCGGTAGGCGGCATACCGGTCAACCACATCGACGACATCACGTCCGTCTGCGCCGAGCGCGAGGTCTCGATCGGCGTCATCGCGACGCCGCCGCAGGCCGCCCAGGCCGTCTGCGACCGTTTGGTATCCGCCGGAGTCCAGTGCATCCTGAACTTCGCACCCGTCGTACTCCAAGTGCCGGACTACGTCGAGGTGCGGAAGGTCGACCTGGCGGTCGAGATGCAGATCCTGTCGTTCCACGTCGCGCGACGGGCTGACGAGGCCGCCGGCGACGTCGTCAACGGTGTCGGTGTGGACGGGGTGGTGATTCGCCCGTGA
- the hemC gene encoding hydroxymethylbilane synthase has product MNRTLRIGTRGSALALAQTGHVADALRAAGADVEIVTISTPGDRSSAPIAEIGIGVFTSALRDALANGEIDVAVHSFKDLPTARDPRLAPAAVPPREDPRDALVARDGLTLGELPVGSKVGTGSPRRAAQLAALGLGIEVVALRGNVDTRIRKVTDGELDAVVLARAGLTRLGRAGEITETLEPIQMLPAPAQGALAVECRVDDVDTEHLLQSTLDDSASRAAVTAERALLARLEAGCSAPVGALADVVEDLDDQGAAVLRLSLRGVMATEDGDLLRASATGDLTAAEELGRALAVELLDLSGLAAARSEGRS; this is encoded by the coding sequence GTGAACCGCACCCTGAGGATCGGCACGCGCGGCAGTGCGTTGGCACTCGCGCAGACCGGTCACGTGGCCGACGCGCTGCGCGCCGCCGGCGCCGACGTGGAAATCGTGACGATTTCCACGCCCGGTGACCGGTCGTCCGCGCCGATCGCCGAGATCGGCATCGGGGTGTTCACCTCGGCGCTGCGCGACGCGCTGGCCAACGGCGAGATCGACGTCGCCGTCCACTCGTTCAAGGACCTGCCCACCGCGCGCGACCCGCGCCTGGCGCCGGCCGCCGTGCCGCCCCGCGAGGACCCGCGCGACGCGCTCGTCGCCCGCGACGGCCTGACCCTGGGCGAGCTGCCCGTCGGGTCGAAGGTCGGCACCGGCTCGCCGCGCCGCGCGGCGCAGCTGGCGGCGCTGGGCCTGGGCATCGAGGTCGTCGCGTTGCGCGGCAACGTCGACACCCGCATCCGCAAGGTGACCGACGGCGAGCTGGACGCCGTCGTGCTGGCCCGCGCCGGGCTCACCCGGCTCGGCCGCGCGGGTGAGATCACCGAGACCTTGGAGCCGATCCAGATGCTCCCCGCGCCCGCCCAGGGCGCGCTCGCTGTGGAGTGCCGGGTCGACGACGTCGACACCGAGCACCTCCTCCAGTCCACTCTGGACGATTCGGCCAGCAGGGCCGCTGTCACCGCCGAGCGGGCCTTGCTGGCCAGGCTCGAAGCGGGGTGCAGCGCGCCGGTCGGCGCACTGGCCGATGTGGTGGAAGACCTTGACGACCAGGGAGCGGCAGTCCTCCGCCTGTCCCTGCGCGGGGTCATGGCGACGGAGGACGGCGACCTCCTCCGTGCGTCCGCCACCGGTGACTTGACCGCAGCAGAGGAACTCGGCCGCGCGCTGGCCGTCGAGTTGCTCGACCTCTCCGGCCTCGCCGCAGCGCGGTCGGAGGGGCGTAGTTGA
- a CDS encoding AMP-binding protein codes for MTASARNVADLVRASAHRGPKHVALVDVTTANSYTWAEFDSFVDREAHRLVDAGVEPGDRVVVRMPTGVAFCAAVFGVLRAGGVLVPAGPGQPARELQRLVADSGARLLVGEGAGADVEVLGPPVLAPGEPFEAVGAGEDLAVLGYTSGTSGVPRGAMLSHRALLANVDQCGALRPAPVTAGDRVLLALPLFHVYGLGPGLLQVAGAGATGVLLERFHPDGALTAIREHRVTAVVGVPPMYQAILAQPVQRLREDLATVRLFTSGAAPLAVGLLDAMRQAVGLPVYEGYGLTETGPVLTSTLVGGLPKAGSVGWPLPGVELRLVDTDGRPLDPDEDEPGTGLVAARGDNLFSGYWPDGAHGPDADGWFRTGDVGYLDEDGDLHLVDRAGDLIIVNGFNVYPHEVEQVVCELAGVAEAAAVGVPDPRAGESVKVVIVLDEGAVLTEDAVRDHCADRLAKFKVPAVVEFASALPHSPTGKLARARLRLPLG; via the coding sequence TTGACCGCTTCCGCACGCAACGTCGCCGACCTGGTTCGCGCCTCCGCGCACCGTGGACCCAAGCACGTGGCACTGGTGGATGTCACGACTGCGAATAGTTACACCTGGGCCGAATTCGACTCGTTCGTGGATCGCGAGGCGCACCGGTTGGTGGACGCGGGGGTCGAACCCGGTGACCGGGTCGTGGTGCGGATGCCCACCGGCGTCGCGTTCTGCGCGGCCGTGTTCGGCGTGCTGCGCGCCGGCGGCGTGCTGGTGCCCGCCGGGCCCGGCCAGCCCGCCCGCGAACTCCAGCGGCTGGTCGCCGACAGCGGCGCCCGGCTGCTGGTCGGCGAGGGCGCGGGTGCGGACGTCGAGGTGCTGGGCCCGCCCGTGTTGGCGCCCGGCGAGCCGTTCGAGGCGGTCGGCGCGGGCGAGGACCTGGCGGTGCTCGGGTACACGTCCGGGACCTCGGGGGTGCCGCGCGGCGCGATGCTGTCGCACCGGGCGCTGCTGGCGAACGTCGACCAGTGCGGCGCGCTGCGGCCCGCGCCCGTCACGGCGGGCGACCGGGTGCTGCTCGCGCTGCCGCTGTTCCACGTGTACGGGCTGGGGCCGGGGCTGCTCCAGGTGGCCGGCGCGGGCGCGACGGGCGTGCTGCTGGAGCGGTTCCACCCCGACGGCGCGCTGACCGCCATCCGCGAGCACCGCGTGACCGCGGTGGTCGGCGTGCCGCCGATGTACCAGGCGATCCTCGCCCAGCCGGTGCAGCGGCTGCGGGAGGACCTCGCGACCGTGCGCCTGTTCACCTCGGGCGCCGCGCCGCTGGCGGTCGGGCTGCTGGACGCGATGCGGCAGGCCGTCGGGCTGCCCGTGTACGAGGGCTACGGCCTGACCGAGACCGGGCCGGTGCTGACGTCGACCCTGGTCGGCGGGCTGCCCAAGGCGGGTTCGGTCGGCTGGCCGCTGCCGGGCGTCGAGCTGCGGCTGGTCGACACCGACGGCCGTCCGCTCGACCCGGACGAGGACGAGCCGGGCACCGGGCTCGTCGCCGCCCGCGGGGACAACCTGTTCAGCGGCTACTGGCCGGACGGCGCGCACGGGCCGGACGCGGACGGCTGGTTCCGCACCGGCGACGTCGGGTACCTCGACGAGGACGGCGACCTCCACCTGGTGGACCGGGCCGGCGACCTGATCATCGTCAACGGCTTCAACGTGTACCCGCACGAGGTGGAGCAGGTGGTGTGCGAGCTGGCCGGCGTCGCGGAGGCGGCGGCGGTCGGCGTGCCGGACCCGCGGGCCGGGGAGTCGGTGAAGGTCGTGATCGTGCTCGACGAGGGCGCGGTGCTGACGGAGGACGCGGTGCGGGACCACTGCGCCGACCGGTTGGCCAAGTTCAAGGTGCCGGCGGTGGTGGAGTTCGCCTCCGCGTTGCCGCACTCGCCGACGGGGAAGCTGGCGCGGGCGCGGTTGCGGTTGCCGCTGGGGTGA